A single region of the Branchiostoma lanceolatum isolate klBraLanc5 chromosome 1, klBraLanc5.hap2, whole genome shotgun sequence genome encodes:
- the LOC136430772 gene encoding protein MMS22-like: MGSYEDSYELEGSMTPPLSPCEPMMIDSDRHPPASTDFTQEGDSGCSLQLTCFKCHGEVTTEGTALHSYRNTYICSGVLHRLLEGEDISPQLFRGRLSELFGYRFITESAGVESTQKLFYMARQQLSQLEHLTEEGSSWVTGGSVNTEALHLRQQVTDFLQYIKVFLHRYYDPPSLPESHSHPYCHQLSQFPQALLQELQGLLFHMGQLGGIHESTVSSAVSRQAVKSSTPAHSFFHVVLDIYWSAVEILYILQTKWPDLPVHMDLSSFLPSEDIGDRDLLTQLLTALLWDLLSLAAKTFNKVTLQECPRVSPFPCTCVREVWIMLIHILDHRSQHMQSDSFWCTLYNILCLILQDNTTDFSCKDTVGFCWWLLSHVAPLYQYDQFGQFADQQQVKSNWLLVQDLIKKTLATKDQTRVDESRLRCQLKLCLSLSHLWEPNTQAVVLVWEYYSKRLNDLFQVPGLTLQGLASVSKTALSWYEKCKERCNDHTQSRDQENSFQLFLRLLAVQLRHPAASGELQGWKQIKGRFYSKFHQKRMQELTAIGLSNFITLFLTLALVADVSDVAGKMQDLLDLLNRGLMDYQRRTIIWKGVFALMQVHEHRQVDMGHLADRMAKSFNRTCSEFSQKGLDPSLRHQLWALLSIYVESTQDLCENSTLLHLSQARLLAPGFSQLLPVCRENELRTVFNFIQTLLAKHRSLYKRALRQQEEGVQQIQSTNIAVLQQQYRDIADALWTHIFPYVRKHSTTLTPPPTLADVAAGFTFLALDLPSPPDFARQQQTFSNIFQYFGPEDSVCASISCRYLCHLIPNQSFMDQLSAECPAYQSGIVHAWFRCVMQTYGHNDQMQELTRLVLRLPEMEIILHSQHVTIEASDSPETVAVKFIKAIGRHFNSLQSLQEKTEFRDQVLVYFGNVLRYMGPYLKNSGPAEALRVGYHMVGCMVKHCTKILYVQSNPRSLLPSLMDRLVLPRAVFNPEKTLHPAVMGVIRDHLHLFVQGLSKLSYKRDPFVQKALRDILQQFFHRFSVKSGSFTAGQPQANHPLLLALSETMSNSPSTEASLFRVHLLEGIRDLYMTLRSGSLPNRVAETFSFILELFRRTQTAGQIARDTPALLATVLEYQLLCDMPAIKKQVSEMLQFMMESCQQCPDVTPRNVLLPILRDFLARNLRLHQSRTFRPFETLALLYKDLIADLIPVFTNAVLEVEKKRGVGADTQLRQAYTSLLNQLGQKGQEQLDVLNTEQHDQIMG; the protein is encoded by the exons ATGGGGTCATATGAGGACAGTTATGAGCTGGAAGGGTCGATGACCCCACCCCTGTCCCCATGTGAACCGATGATGATTGACAGCGACCGCCATCCCCCCGCAAGTACAGACTTCACACAGGAGGGAG ACAGTGGCTGTTCCTTACAACTGACCTGCTTTAAGTGTCATGGAGAAGTTACTACAGAAGGAACTGCGCTGCATTCTTACAGGAACACTTACATCTGTTCAGGTGTGCTGCACAG ACTCCTTGAAGGAGAAGACATTAGTCCCCAGCTATTCCGAGGCCGTTTGTCGGAGCTGTTTGGGTACAGGTTCATCACAGAGTCAGCCGGTGTGGAGTCAACACAGAAACTCTTCTACATGGCCAG ACAACAGTTGAGCCAGTTGGAGCACCTGACAGAGGAGGGGTCATCCTGGGTCACTGGAG GTTCTGTGAATACAGAGGCACTACATCTCAGGCAACAAGTTACAGACTTCCTACAGTACATCAAAGTCTTCTTACACAG GTACTACGACCCCCCATCACTACCTGAAAGTCACAGCCACCCCTACTGTCATCAGCTGTCACAGTTTCCCCAGGCTCTACTGCAGGAGCTACAGGGGCTGCTGTTCCACATGGGGCAGCTAGGGGGTATACATGAGAGCACTGTCAGCTCAGCAGTGTCCAGGCAGGCTGTCAAG AGTTCTACCCCTGCCCATAGCTTCTTCCATGTTGTTCTCGACATTTACTGGTCTGCAGTAGAGATTCTCTACATACTGCAGACAAAGTGGCCTG ATCTCCCTGTACATATGGATCTGTCCAGTTTCCTGCCTAGTGAAGACATAGGAGACAGAGACCTCCTCACACAACTACTCACAGCTCTACTCTGGGACCTGTTGTCTCTCGCTGCTAAAACTTTTAACAAG GTGACCCTACAGGAGTGTCCCCGTGTGTCCCCCTTCCCCTGTACCTGTGTGAGGGAAGTCTGGATCATGCTCATCCACATTTTAGACCACAGGAGTCAGCACATGCAGTCTGAT TCCTTCTGGTGTACCCTATACAACATCTTGTGCCTGATACTTCAAGACAACACCACTG ATTTCTCCTGTAAGGATACCGTTGGTTTCTGTTGGTGGCTGCTGTCCCATGTTGCACCACTGTACCAGTATGATCAGTTCGGACAATTTGCAGACCAG CAACAAGTGAAGAGTAACTGGCTTCTAGTGCAGGACCTGATCAAGAAAACACTGGCTACAAAG GACCAGACTAGAGTTGACGAGTCACGTCTGCGTTGCCAGTTGAAGTTGTGTCTGTCCCTGTCTCATCTGTGGGAGCCTAACACACAGGCAGTGGTGCTGGTGTGGGAGTACTACTCCAAGAGACTG AATGACCTGTTCCAAGTGCCTGGCCTGACCCTACAGGGTTTAGCAAGTGTTAG CAAAACAGCTCTATCCTGGTATGAGAAATGTAAAGAAAGATGTAACGACCACACACAAAG TCGAGACCAGGAGAACAGTTTTCAGCTGTTCCTGAGACTACTCGCTGTGCAGCTGCGCCACCCAGCAGCCAGTGGGGAACTGCAGGGATGGAAACAAATCAAGGGCAG GTTTTACTCCAAGTTCCACCAGAAGCGTATGCAGGAGCTGACAGCCATCGGTCTGAGTAACTTCATCACCCTGTTCCTCACACTGGCACTGGTGGCAGATGTCAGCGATGTG GCAGGAAAGATGCAAGACCTCCTAGATCTCCTGAACCGTGGGCTGATGGACTATCAGAGGAGGACCATCATCTGGAAAG GTGTGTTTGCCCTGATGCAGGTGCACGAACACAGACAGGTGGACATGGGCCACCTGGCTGACAGGATGGCCAAGTCCTTCAACAGGACCTGCAG TGAGTTTTCTCAGAAGGGTTTGGACCCGTCCCTACGGCACCAGCTGTGGGCCCTCCTGAGTATCTATGTGGAGTCCACCCAGGATCTATGTGAGAACAGCACACTACTACACCTGTCACAGGCCAGGCTGCTGG CCCCAGGGTTCTCACAGCTATTGCCAGTCTGTAGGGAGAATGAACTAAGGACAGTCTTCAACTTCATACAGACACTTCTGGCCAAACACCG AAGTCTGTATAAACGAGCCCTAAGACAACAGGAGGAAGGAGTTCAGCAGATACAGTCTACAAACATAGCAGTTCTACAGCAGCAATACAGAG ACATAGCAGATGCCTTGTGGACGCACATCTTCCCCTATGTAAGGAAGCACAGCACGACCTTGACCCCTCCACCGACCTTGGCAGACGTGGCGGCAGGATTCACCTTCTTAGCCCTTGACCT GCCCTCTCCTCCTGATTTCGCCAGACAACAGCAGACGTTCTCCAACATATTCCAGTACTTTGGCCCAGAGGACAGTGTTTGTGCAAG TATCAGTTGCCGGTACCTGTGTCACCTGATTCCCAACCAGTCCTTTATGGACCAACTGTCTGCGGAGTGCCCCGCGTACCAGTCCGGTATCGTGCACGCCTGGTTCCGCTGCGTCATGCAGACCTACGGACACAACGACCAGATGCAGGAACTCACCAG ACTTGTATTGAGGTTACCAGAGATGGAGATCATACTGCACAgccag CATGTAACTATAGAGGCGTCAGATAgcccagagacagtagctgtgaAGTTCATCAAAGCTATCGGCAGACACTTCAACTCACTACAG TCTCTCCAGGAGAAGACAGAGTTCAGGGACCAGGTCCTGGTATATTTTGGTAACGTGCTGCGGTATATGGGTCCATACCTGAAGAACTCTGGTCCAGCCGAAGCTCTGAGAGTGGGATATCACATGGTGGGCTGTATGGTCAAGCACTGTACCAAGATCCTCTATGTACAG TCCAACCCCCGGTCCCTGCTGCCCAGTCTGATGGACAGGTTGGTTCTTCCCCGTGCCGTCTTCAACCCAGAGAAAACGCTACATCCTGCAGTTATGGGGGTCATCAGGGACCACCTGCACCTG TTTGTCCAGGGTTTGAGCAAGCTGAGCTACAAGAGGGACCCATTTGTACAGAAGGCCCTGAGGGACATTCTACAGCAGTTCTTCCACAGGTTCTCAGTG AAATCTGGGAGTTTTACAGCTGGACAACCACAAGCCAACCACCCCCTACTG CTTGCCCTTAGTGAAACCATGTCAAACAGTCCCAGCACTGAAGCAAG cCTGTTCAGAGTTCACCTGTTAGAGGGCATCAGGGACTTGTACATGACCTTGCGGTCAGGATCTCTCCCAAACAGGGTTGCTGAG acattttcattcattctgGAGCTGTTTAGAAGAACACAAACTGCTGGTCAGATAGCAAG AGACACACCAGCACTGCTTGCAACTGTCTTGGAGTACCAGCTTCTGTGTGACATGCCTGCCATCAAGAAACAGG TGTCTGAGATGCTCCAGTTCATGATGGAGAGCTGTCAACAGTGTCCTGATGTGACCCCAAG GAATGTACTGTTACCCATCCTGAGAGACTTCCTAGCCCGGAACCTGAGGCTTCACCAGAGCAGGACGTTCAGGCCGTTTGAGACACTAGCCCTGCTGTACAAG GACCTGATAGCCGACCTGATTCCAGTCTTCACCAATGCTGTTCTGGAGGTGGAGAAGAA
- the LOC136433140 gene encoding POU domain, class 3, transcription factor 4-like: MATSPSPFSQSSSSPSSSNSPPHLENGTGLLGIPPPYNGFGDHGINKAENGHSLNVLNGQSSSNGLGNGHSFPYPSSWARLSETSPSPPWFTGLHPQELNGKINGRENGESHPVSLHRGYPPPPGGSLSTTVPSSFIPSITTAGTPAGFAFPHGAYTNMVNGHGGLNGIFTSASQPIVQIPNGNELRSNGSAGSGGSTSTEGDDDREQAEGEESPTADELEQFAMVFKQRRIKLGFTQADVGLALGTIHGNVLSQTTICRFEALQLSFKNMCKLKPLLQKWLETADSNMSPGSLPKDEGLGGEVITPGRKRKKRTSIEVSVKGALETFFYKQPKPSAIEISQLSEGLNLDKEVVRVWFCNRRQKERRMSPYHAVNGMNGHMNGHVNGMNGHVNGNGLMTNGHGMYNGGGDDIDIHRGAPSPIPHHLAHNGHHHHHLMMPAHSPVISSQ, encoded by the exons ATGGCGACTTCTCCGAGCCCGTTCAGCCAGAGCTCGTCTTCGCCGTCCTCGAGCAACTCACCGCCGCACCTGGAGAACGGGACCGGGCTCCTCGGCATACCGCCCCCGTACAACGGCTTCGGAGACCACGGTATAAACAAGGCCGAGAACGGCCACTCCTTGAACGTGCTGAATGGCCAGAGCAGTTCGAATGGTTTGGGAAATGGTCACTCCTTCCCGTACCCAAGTTCTTGGGCAAGACTGTCAGAGACATCACCTTCCCCTCCCTGGTTTACGGGCCTGCACCCTCAGGAGCTCAACGGGAAGATCAACGGCAGAGAGAACGGGGAGAGCCACCCGGTAAGTCTGCATAGaggctacccccctcccccgggcgGCTCGCTGTCTACCACCGTACCCTCCAGCTTCATCCCCTCGATAACCACAGCGGGCACCCCCGCGGGCTTCGCCTTCCCGCACGGCGCTTACACCAACATGGTCAACGGCCACGGCGGCCTGAACGGCATCTTCACGTCCGCGTCCCAGCCCATCGTACAGATCCCGAACGGCAACGAGCTTCGGAGCAACGGCAGCGCCGGCTCGGGCGGCTCGACGAGCACGGAGGGGGACGACGACAGGGAACAGgcggagggggaggagtctCCCACCGCCGACGAGCTCGAACAATTCGCCATGGTTTTCAAACAACGGAGAATCAAGCTCGGCTTCACCCAGGCCGACGTCGGTCTGGCCCTCGGGACGATCCACGGAAACGTTCTCAGTCAGACCACCATCTGTCGGTTCGAGGCCTTGCAGCTGAGCTTCAAGAACATGTGCAAGCTGAAACCGCTTCTACAGAAGTGGCTGGAGACCGCCGACTCAAACATGAGCCCCGGTTCTCTACCCAAGGACGAAGGGCTAGGCGGAGAAGTCATCACACCAGGGAGAAAGCGCAAGAAACGCACAAGCATCGAA GTGTCAGTGAAAGGTGCGCTGGAAACGTTCTTCTACAAACAGCCCAAGCCGTCTGCGATCGAGATTAGTCAGCTTTCCGAGGGGCTCAACCTGGACAAAGAG GTTGTACGTGTGTGGTTCTGCAACCGCCGTCAGAAGGAACGTCGTATGTCGCCGTACCACGCCGTCAACGGTATGAACGGGCACATGAACGGTCACGTCAACGGCATGAACGGGCACGTCAACGGCAACGGGCTGATGACCAACGGGCACGGCATGTACAACGGCGGCGGGGACGACATCGACATCCACCGAGGAGCGCCCTCCCCCATCCCGCACCACCTGGCCCATAAcggccaccaccaccaccacctcaTGATGCCTGCTCACAGCCCCGTCATCTCCTCCCAGTAA